TCATGTAAGTGAAGGTCTGTTCTTTAGCCGTATGAAGACACCCACCCTTCTACCAACTCAAATCAAAGCACACtgaaaatgtctctctctctctctctctgtctctttcagtcAGCTGACTGTCACTCGCCCAGGtcagctggagagagaggctCGGAGTCTGGGGCGAAGCCTGGTCAGGACTGGGGACGAAGATgaggacgatgatgatgattatgatgatgaccTGATGGACCTGGAGGCTTCCATTATCTTCACTCCTTTGCTGAGGTCTGGTTAtcttactgtctgtctgtctgtctgtctgtctgtctgtcggtctgtctgtctgtctgtcggtctgCCTTCTGTCAACTCGtccgtgtgtgtttttgtgtgtgtagtcGCTGCAGGCCGATGACcagaagtgctgctgctgcggcgCCCAGAGTCCAGAGCTTCCAGGTGagttcattcatccatccatttttgACTGCTTACAAAAGGTCGCCCAGGCATTGTTTTCTCCAGCCACCCCCTGAAGCTCCTCCTGGAGGATCCTGAGGTGATATTTAGCCCCTTACAGGCGCCGTCCCACTGATATGGGTTGGGTGACGAGGGTTCATTCAGTTccagctgttttgttgtgtgcgCGCAGGTGAATGTGAACATCCTGGAGGCTCAGAAGCTCGTTGGAGTGAACATCAACCCTGCAGTTTTCATCAGAGTgggaaatcagaaaaaaaacacagcgaCACAGAAATCCACCAACTGCCCCTTCTACAATGAGGTACAGCAGAGACGAGTACACTAGAATACACTAGAATACACTAGAATGCAGTACAGCGAAGTAAGATACAGACGTTTACCTGCTCTCCTCTTTCAGAACTTCCAGTTTGAGTTTCAGGAGAACCCACAGATCCTCTTTGATAAAGTCATCGAGATAAAGGTCAGTCGCACTGTTTCGTTGTTTGTTCatttctgtttcctgctgttgccatggtgagaGACATGGGTGTGGCCAACGTGAACACCTGTAATGTCACCTCCTCTCAGGTGGTCCACAGGCGGACTCTGGCCTTCCTGATGACCCACATTGGAACCTTTAAGATTGACCTATCCACTGTGTACAACCAGCCAGGTACCAGTACTTCTCACGCTGCAGTACTCTGATCAAAATACTGCAGTACTGCCAGACAACTGTCCTTTCTGTATCTCCAGACCACCGCTTCTACCAGAAGTGGGCTCCTCTCACCGACCCAGCAGACACCAGGTCAGGGATCAAAGGTTACGTCAAGGCCAGTCTCAGTGTGCTGATGAAGGGCGAGGCTCTGAGCATACCCAGTCTGCCACCATCGTCCTCGAGCGGAGCCAGTGAGGACATAGAGAAGTCAGTGACAACACATTGAGAGTACTGTAATGGATCGTCAACATCgttaacaaaaaaacagctgtgatGGTAGTCATGAATCAGCTGGTCCAACGTGGTTCTGAAGCTcgtttgtttttcctgcaggaACCTGCTGCTTCCTCGTGGAATGGCCTCTGAGCGTCCGTGGGCTCGATTTCGTGTCCGGATCTACAAGGCAGAGGGTCTGCCCACCATGGAGGCGGGGCTAATGGCTAAGATGTCCAAGGTCACTGAACGGACAGTCTTCATTGATCCCTACGTACAAGTGACCTTTGCTGGACAACAGGTACTCAGACGTGTAAACGTTTTTGTTATTCAATTTTCATCCACCTTTTGAGGAACTCAGAAACTTAAACTGTGTTTCAACTGGAGGACCCAAACACTACTTTTAGTTCCTGTACAAAAGTTCCAGATCCCACAAACATTTATGCTCTGGGGGTGTTGGACTGTCTGATGGTTCATGAAATTTTGGGAGCCTACTGACCTTTATTTACTAGTTTTGTTCCTCTGGCTCCATAGTTCTTGGAGCCTTTTTGGTTGAAGATTTCTTATTATCTAGGAGTCGCTAAATTTGAAATTTTCCAAAAACTGTAGCCgacactgtaaattttaaaagttgactttactttaaacaAAGTCAGGAAACGTATTACTTCAGAATAACCAATTAAAGAAGAATATTAAattctactttacttggtaatttggAGGTTCTGGTttccttgactttttttttaagtaagatCAGATTGAAGATCAGACAGTGTAccacgtgtttgtgtgtttgtgtgtttgtgtgtgtctgtttgtctgtgtgtgtatttaggGGGAGACGTCAGTTGCCAGCGCCACCAGCTGTCCAGTCTGGAACGAGGAGATTTCCTTCATTGAGCAGTTTCCTCCTCTGGCTCAGCGAATCAGAGTTCAGATCCTTGATGATGCCAAGATGGGAGACATCGCCCTGGCAACGCACTTCCTGGACCTTCAGCAGATTTCTGATCACACCAGGAACGGTGCGACCTGCAGTTTACACATTTTACAATAcacaatcattttctttttatctaaTGTTTCTCTACCTCACCCGCAGAGAGGAACCAGGTCTCTATCTGAAACTGGCTTTTATTAGAGACAggcctttattttttatttgatcatgTTTCAGTAAGAAaccttcttgttttttgttattcacaaattaatacaaattGATTCTCTCAATTAACTCAACACCTCTGGCTCATATACTTCACATCAAAAGTCTTTCAGTGTTTGAAGGGCACTTCTACCCTGTTTCCTGAtaggcttttaatttgaaacatcTGTTGAGTTTAACTGACCGTAGTTTAGCAGCGACCAAAAGTAAATAGAAGTGACTGGAATCAGTGtttaaaatagaaacagttGTATGATATGACTCTGTTGTTGTGATGTTGGACCTGGTGCTGTTGaagtgatgtgtgtgtacactgtcTGTGACATGATTTTACAGTTTGAGCTTTTAAGGGAGACCAGCCTTTACTtgattgtgacattttttgaataacagctttaatttgaaaattATTGGTAACAGAACGATATCTGTCCGTCTGCAGGGTTTAACCCCACCTTCGGTCCATCTTGGGTTAACCTGTACGGTTCCCCTCAGAACTCTACCCTTGGAGACGTCCACCAGGTAAACCAGACATTTAAAtcaataattcaacattttgggaaacacatttatttacttttttcataGATTTAAATGGAGGATTGATACTATTCTTGTGTCTGTACAGTAATTTTAAGGCTACAGCCAGtggctggttagcttagcattgtGCTGTATTAACCCTGCTTTGTAGTGATCTTTTAGAACAGACTAAACAAAACTGATCCAGACCGAACTGGACTAaccatctctcctctccaggCTTTGAACGAGGGTCTGGGTGAAGGAATCTACTACCGTGGTCGAATCCTCCTTGGCCTCACTGTGGAGGTTTACTCCTCCCCCTCCGCCGTCACCGTGGATACAGGCTCAGCTGCCATGGGAAAGGTACCTCCTACTTTCTGTTTCTCAGGTTGTTACCCTGGCAACCACAGAATCTAATAAATCTTACGTGATCTTAATGATACTCCCCTGATCTCAGCATCTGATCTCAAATGACCCCACTGACTCTTATGTGACTCTCTCTCGTGTGTCCTCGAAGATGAAAGGAGCGCTGGGGAAGCTGAGACTGAcgaagaagaggagcagcaagaagaaggagaagagggaagGTCAGTctggtgaggaggagaggcaggagaaATCAGAAATACAACTTTTAAAGGGACACTGTGGTCATCATATAAGAATGTTGGTGAAACACAACGGAGAacagtttaatgtttttttgtgcacaaacataaattaaaatgtaaattctcCTCAATGTGAGATAATCAGAGAGTACACTCCAACATATAGGTCTTCTCCACATGTATACAGATATATTTTTGAAAACTGAGATTTTTGTAGTTTATTAATCAGTTTGTTTACTTGCTGTCGTCATAGCGTCTCCAGCTGCCAGCGGATTGGTAGACGACTCAGGAGATGCAGGAGTTGAGGTACCAGAGGCCGTTACAGTGGAGGTCGAGGAGactcatcctctccctgagGTTAGTGAAGTCAccaacaccatcatcatcatcatcccctttaaataaactgttttggTTGTGTCTGTGATATctaataatttataataaatgACTCCAATTTGTATCATTTCTACTTTGTTCTTCCaatgtttcctttttatgtTCACACACTTTTCCTGAAATTcggtttctttttcttctttcccaaattcttttttctcattagcacacttcaaaaacattttctccatttctgcctctcctccttctgtctTACTGTCTTCCTCCAATTTCTTATTTCCTTTTCTATATATTACAgttgaaagagaaaagagaagagaaagaattgaaatgaaaataaatcagaagGTGTTTCAGGTACAAAACAGAGGAATGACATCGAGCACTTCTCAGATTTTTCGTAATATTTTCTGTCTTCAGGGTTAcctgggagagagggaggacttCCTGTTGTTTGCATCTCTGTTTGAAGTCACTATGATAGACCCGTCTGTGGGAACCAAACCGTTGAGCTTTGAACTCTCCATCGGTAAGTTGTGTACTCTATGTGCTGGATAAGACAGTTGGCTTACAGACACACCAACAACTTGCAGCACTTattttcatcattcatcacaatttaccaaaaataatatCTTTCTCAGTTTTGGATGTGTGGACTAATTTTGGTTCAAAATGAGCTGATGTTTGCAAGCAACATTTTTGGCTACCTGGAGTTCAGATGTGGAATTTCATTTTCAACATCAAACCCTTGCGCTTCATCTTCCGTTCTGTTTCTGGCAGGGAATTATGGGAAGGCTGTCGAGGTTGGGAGATCCAAGAAGAGTCAGAgcaaggaggagctgaggaggagcagggaggatcTCAATGAGGAGGTGCAGGGTCTGCTGgagtcagaggaggagctggacaAAGACGAGGTGCTGAGTCCCGAACCTGAGAACAGATCTGTGTCCGCTGCCATGAGACCGCAGCCCACCGAGTACGACAGGTAAGTAACTAGTGCACCTGCACAGGTAACTTCTACACAATGCATTCACTTTCTGCCACTTCTCCAAACTCaagtctgtccgtctgtctgtctgtctgtcaggtcGTTCCAGTGTCTTCCTCTCCAGCCCCCCTCTATAAGGCAGAAGCCTTGTCTGTTTATCTGGTGTCAGTTTGAGGATCACAGCTTTCGTCTCTATCAGGCGAACTGGCTCAACAAGATGGCCGACAGGCTGGTGAGAGTCAAGAGTTTCTTTATTCATTGATATGTAGAACACAATGCCTTCAAACTCTCATcacatttcctcctctgctcctcacGACTCTTTCAGGAGATCGGTCTCGATGAGGTGGAACGTCTCCTGAGGAGGCCGAAGAGTAAAGCTAAGGAGCGTTTGGTGGaggtgctgctggagctggtggCCTCCTGCAAGTAAGTCTACTCCTTCAgaaaattagattagatttagTTTGATCTGATTTGTCCAcatgtctgtcttctctgtctctctgcagacagTTCAGTGTTTACTCAGACAGGAGGTCTCAGTCTCGTCCCAACAACCTGGACAGATGCAGGAAGGAGTTCATCAAGAAGAATCTGGTGAGTGTCTCTCTTTCTACCTGTTGCCATCtacctgtctacctgtctgactgtctgtctgtctgtctgtctgtctccaggtCTTGCTGGCCAGACAGGCAGTGAGGGCCAGGCGTAGAGTCACCAGGCGGACGGCCAAACAGCGTTTAATGGACGCCAGGAAACTCCTGAGGACACTCCGCAGACTGGCtaaagaggtcagaggtcaccatAGGTCACCACAATGATGTCACAGGTTACAACATGTTCTGAGGTCTGACACCTTTCCCTCCACCACCTTCTCTCCAGCCCCAAACTACCATCCCAGATGTATTTCTGTGGTTACTGAGTGGAAGAAAGCGATTGGCTTATGTCAGGATCCCCACCTACTCCATCATCTTCTCATtggtggaggagcagagggggcGGGACAGTGGCCGAGTCACCACCCTCTACATGAAGGTAACCGCTCCAACACTGATGTCTTTTAAAATCTTTGATGGAgctcatgtttctgtctctaaAATCGTTGATGATACAAGTGATGCGTCCTGTTTTGGGATGGCCAAAAGATATAAGAAACACAAACTAATCactgggcttttattttgaaggacaaGTTCAAATTTCTAAAAGGATTTTAAAGGCGTCTggtgcagtaaaataaaaagcagctgATGTCACTTGCTGTTTGCTATTCTGTCTCTAAAACCATGGATAGTGCTCAccggtctgtctgtctttttcagtCTCCAGGAGGTTCAGCCAGCGAGATCTTTGCAAAACTGGAGGTCTACCTGTGGGTCGGTCTGGCCAAGTACAGCAAAGAGGCCATCACCTGCCTGCCAGAGGAGTTTCTGCCAGTttatgaagaggaggaggaggagcagaggaggccGGTCCAACAGGGGAGGAGGAAGCTTCCTGTCAGTCTGTCCTGTCAGGGTGAGTCTGCTGAAACTCCAGCAGCTGGTTTAGATTCTGCACAGGATAAATGTTCAGGACACGGAAGTTTGTCATTGAATagttgtatttgtacttgtgaTCCATGAAGCCATATCTGCACCTGGTCATGTAAAGGTagacctctctctttctctttctctctgcagacagcAGGTACTTCCAGCTACGATGTCACCTGTACCAGGGGCGTGGCCTGATGGCTGCTGATAGTGACGGCCTATCAGATCCCTTCGCAAAGGTCCTCTTCTCTACACAGTGCCAGGTCACCAAGGTAGATGCAACGCTCCCTCTGGTTTAAATGGTTGTAACTGTTGGGCACATTGATTTCAAATTTGTGGCACTGCACATGCATCGACCCGCTCTGTGAAATCAATCCAACAAATTACACTTTCGACTGTTGCTCACTGACAAACTGTCTGAAGTCTTCATGGTTTAGAAACATATCACAACACcagtatttttctcttttaaaataaaatgtagctgGTTTACTGTAACCCGCCAATCAGAAACAAGCATGTGAATAATACCAGTAAACTGaacttcatgtgtgtgtgtgtgtgtgtgtgtgtgtgtgtgtgttcaggtgcagTCTGATACTCTCTCTCCAGCCTGGTGTGAGAGTTTGTTGTTTGACAGAGTTCTGCTGGAGGGAACGAAGGAGGAACTTCAACAAGACCTGcccctcatcatcatcaacatctaCAACTATGACCCCATGGTAACACCGGCGTCCTTCTTACCTTTGTTCCAAATCACATACTGTTTTTACCTTCAGTACGTACTTTACCTTGGGACGCAGCTGGATATGCAAACTCACAAAATCAACAGTGGTTCAACCAATTGGTGTCCTATGAGGAACTGCTGTCAGCTACAGGTGTGACGACCAGTGAGAGAAGTGACTGtttgctttaaaacaacaatggcggctcctaAAGAGGTTAGCACAGCTACTAAGGCATCAGTTACATCAGAACTCGAGAGTATATTAGATTGAGAGAAGAGCAATAAatggcactgaaggcttttcttatCAGAAAAGACTCTTCCCTACTGTTGCATGCAGCACGCACCTTGAACGTTGACCCTCTTCTCGTGCATCTGCCACAGTCTGTAGCacgaaatgtaaaaagaaaaaagcatacTAAAAGACATCACATTGACCTTGGTGACTCAGTCGATGTGATGTATTTTTCACTGCACAGACGGTTGTGGGTCTGAATAGCCAGAAAAAACATGCTGGCAGTCTGCATTTGACATTGTAACAACCTGATGTGAGCAGCAGCCCGGTCTGACTAGGGCATGCTCGAATGTGTCCGCTGTCTTAGGCAGTTGGGTACGGCAACACCACTTGGAAGAGCCACATGCTGAAAAGCAGTAAAAGCGGAaatttgttcagtttttgtttacatttgttaagTTAGTTTGTAATTATGATTATTTCAGCTACTGGGACATACTAAATTATTAGAAGGCAGCCCATGTAATCCTACATCCTGCTTCTGTCtctatttatgtgtgtgtgtgtgtgtgcagggaggAGTGAAGCTTCTGGGTCGAGCCTTTGCTGAGCCGGAGTTTAAAACTGTGGAGCAGTACTACAAGAAACCGCTCCTCCGTTTCTATGACATCAACTTGGGGAGGGCGGCCGCTGGAGAGCTGTTGGCCTCCTTTGAGCTCATCGAGCTGGACTACTCTGGGTTTGGAGAGGTGACACTGCtgattttagtagtttttgAAAACTTTAATTTTGGCATTGTCTATAGCTGAGATGGGAATACTGTTTGATAGATCCTGCATGAAGGTTTGCTCCTAGCAGGTGATATAGAAAACTTCTCCGGACGCTTCTATGCTGACGACGCACATCTATTCTTCTCTTTCGCTCCCAGTAGACACTAAGGCAGAGGCACTAATCACCTGCCTGGCAGtcaaaagtgaaacaaagatTACAGTGCTGCTTACAATGTTTTGTTTACTGACAGGAATGATGGAGAAAAATCGCCAAAAGAGTTGTAATTACCCAGAATTATCCTTCAACGAACCACAATATAACAGTATACAGATTTTTCTTAGATagtaaacagaaaaaactgtttCCCCTCTGCAGCCCCGTCTGCCCAGCAGTGTGGACCCTCAGGATCTGACCTACTTGGAGGAGCAGAGATATTACGTCATCCCAGAAGGAGTCCGACCCGTTCTGAAGACCTTCAGGATTGaggtctcacacacacgctgcctTTGACATGTTGCAgatgtgtttaagtgttttatgGGACATCAGGCTGTTGAATCTGTGAGGTAACTGGGTCGTAAAGGATGCTACCTGTGCATTTTTGTGTTCAGGTGCTGTTCTGGGGTCTACGGGAGCTGAAGCGGGTGGAGCTGTTTGAGGTGTCGCGCCCCCTGGTGAAGATGGAGTGTGCAGGACGACAGCTGGAGTCTGAAGAGATCGAGAACTTCAAGACTCATCCGAACTTCAAAGAGCTGGTCCGCTACATCGACGTGGTCAGTGTCTGATCCACATATCTGACTTAAAGAGATGCTGATATGACGCAGAAACACGGCTAACTTCCTCCTTCctgttttcctcttcctgtgtTTGGTCCAATCAGGAGCTGCCGGAGCAGGCctacctccaccctcctctgaCGTTATTCGTGGTGGAGCATCGGGCATTCGGTCGACTCGCTCTGGTCGGGTCGTATGTGGTTCAGAGCCTCATGGATTACGCCCCACCTGAGCTCGGGGGGGAGccagacgaggaggaggaggagccaaAACCAAAGGGTAAGAGTGAGTAAAGAAGTAGTGAAGGTAGGATTCACAGAAGTACTGTCTACTTAAAGgtagttttttgtttattcagcaaTCGGTCAATTATGTTTGCACAATTGAACTAGAATGTGAATTGATTCAAATGTATCCAGTGAGTTCGACAAAGATCGACAAACATCAATCTGAAGTCTGAAGCTCTGTGACTGAGTGTTTCTCACAGCTGTGC
This Pagrus major chromosome 6, Pma_NU_1.0 DNA region includes the following protein-coding sequences:
- the fer1l4 gene encoding fer-1-like protein 4, which translates into the protein MSISVNLRRISNLPGRSDRKVELSFRGFTHKTRVLQCENLAIFNEHFRWPHYGKVIRDEVLSISVYNYSKVFSNRLLGKLVVSLQHVVTSGRLLLREPLTDANYSLTDIYIELDIRYHPVEGTAGSWDGLDFLKVEEEEDESALVIRNDGFDDPESQLTVTRPGQLEREARSLGRSLVRTGDEDEDDDDDYDDDLMDLEASIIFTPLLSRCRPMTRSAAAAAPRVQSFQVNVNILEAQKLVGVNINPAVFIRVGNQKKNTATQKSTNCPFYNENFQFEFQENPQILFDKVIEIKVVHRRTLAFLMTHIGTFKIDLSTVYNQPDHRFYQKWAPLTDPADTRSGIKGYVKASLSVLMKGEALSIPSLPPSSSSGASEDIEKNLLLPRGMASERPWARFRVRIYKAEGLPTMEAGLMAKMSKVTERTVFIDPYVQVTFAGQQGETSVASATSCPVWNEEISFIEQFPPLAQRIRVQILDDAKMGDIALATHFLDLQQISDHTRNGFNPTFGPSWVNLYGSPQNSTLGDVHQALNEGLGEGIYYRGRILLGLTVEVYSSPSAVTVDTGSAAMGKMKGALGKLRLTKKRSSKKKEKREASPAASGLVDDSGDAGVEVPEAVTVEVEETHPLPEGYLGEREDFLLFASLFEVTMIDPSVGTKPLSFELSIGNYGKAVEVGRSKKSQSKEELRRSREDLNEEVQGLLESEEELDKDEVLSPEPENRSVSAAMRPQPTEYDRSFQCLPLQPPSIRQKPCLFIWCQFEDHSFRLYQANWLNKMADRLEIGLDEVERLLRRPKSKAKERLVEVLLELVASCKQFSVYSDRRSQSRPNNLDRCRKEFIKKNLVLLARQAVRARRRVTRRTAKQRLMDARKLLRTLRRLAKEPQTTIPDVFLWLLSGRKRLAYVRIPTYSIIFSLVEEQRGRDSGRVTTLYMKSPGGSASEIFAKLEVYLWVGLAKYSKEAITCLPEEFLPVYEEEEEEQRRPVQQGRRKLPVSLSCQDSRYFQLRCHLYQGRGLMAADSDGLSDPFAKVLFSTQCQVTKVQSDTLSPAWCESLLFDRVLLEGTKEELQQDLPLIIINIYNYDPMGGVKLLGRAFAEPEFKTVEQYYKKPLLRFYDINLGRAAAGELLASFELIELDYSGFGEPRLPSSVDPQDLTYLEEQRYYVIPEGVRPVLKTFRIEVLFWGLRELKRVELFEVSRPLVKMECAGRQLESEEIENFKTHPNFKELVRYIDVELPEQAYLHPPLTLFVVEHRAFGRLALVGSYVVQSLMDYAPPELGGEPDEEEEEPKPKVRKTMMPVTPLTSVKKIGLSGLSIKQSKIPLNPIKLVNAPLKKLMKGGEELEEELPEKEELDWWSKYYASMEEMERQAAEEMEAEEQAETDGGNLTMANIEDEEEDVVVVEIEPPKRKKISTLKLYGGDLESEFSQFQDWLQIFPLYKGRACGEDDDEDEEERLMGKYKGSFLVYPIDSGDEEDTKCQITNGVPKNTAIKVLVRVYIIKATNLAPTDPNGKADPYLVVRVGQQSQDTKDRYIPKQLNPTFGEVFEFTVSFPLETELVVRVLDHDLVGADDVIGETHVDLENRFYSRHRASCGLALYYDTNGYNMWRDAKKPSAILAELCRKNGILSPEYRTSQVKVLNKIFKIPPDATPEALLKKNQRSPEEQAEMEEHAALSVLQRWGEMNEFLPGARPLVPEHVEIRSLLNQDNPGLPQGYLHMWVDMFPTDIPAPPPVDIKPRLPEQYELRVIIWNTDDVFLDDVNPFTGDPSSDIYVKGWIKGLEGEKQETDVHFSSLTGEGNFNWRFVFRFDYLPTEKEVVYKKKESFFSLEESEFRQPAVLTLQVWDYDRIAANDFLGSIELRLSDMVRGAKSSGKCTIDMAKDRAGPRLSIFRAKKMKGWWPLTRLKTAEDFEREEKEKEEAKKKGKKKKKKKDKRSKMKPEEIQYTDSSGNTFLLMGKVEAELQLVTLEQAEANPVGRARKEPEPLDKPNRPTTSFTWFVNPMKTFIFLIWKKFKKFIIAILILAILAIFLFLILYTLPGQISTLIIHG